CCCATCATTGGTCTGGCCTCGAATATTATGCATTGTAAGAGATCCTTCGAAAGGAAGTCAATTTTTATTCTTTCTATTTAGGTGGGGTGTGAATTACTGAAATGGGAAATGTGGTGGTACACAGCCTGAATCCGCCAGTGAGTGCTTCCAACACTCCCCATCAGTAGCATCGACTCGGGGATTTTGCTCTCATGGTGATATCTCTCCATCTTCTCTTTCTGGCCCCTACGTTGGATGCGCCTCAACCGAAAAAACGGTAGGTGTCATGGCATAGTACTAGGAGGGGTAGAGCGAGAGGAGGCTGGGCGCCTTAAGATGGATGTAGGTGAGACCGATCACCATCGAAGGAGACCCCGCGAGGATGATGAATAGCCGACCCTAAAAGGGTCTGAGTGGCATTTGACCACTCCTTCAGTTCGACAGATAACTAAATGGGTTAAGTCGCGAAGTGTCTCTCCACTTTCCGTGACAGATAAAGAGAGAATCCCTGCCCAGATGACATTGCGGCAATAGCAGCCGAGGACTTCTCGAGTCTCAAAAATCCACCTTGATGACGTTCGGAGCGTCGTTGGAGAAGTTTCTTTCGATTTGCGTGACCCGCGTAGATATTTAAAAATTGCCGATGGGCATGGAGATTCCCCCTCGTCGACATCGCAGGCCGGCCGTTGCGTGCACCGAGTGCAGAAGACGAAAAATCCGATGTGACCGCGCAGTTCCTTGTGGGCCATGCTCCAAGTCAGTCCTTGCGTGTGTATACAACCATCTGCAGCCTGAATCTCGCGCAAACCATGATCCTGAGCCTTCATCGAGCCTGGCTGGCATCTTCCATTCATCACCCCAGACGATGTCACCTTTACAACCATCTGCGAAATAGGGGCACCTTTGAGAAAAGGCTCCCAGACTCCCAGACTGTCTCTATTCTAATCGCTCAACCCTTCCGGTGACCCTCCCATCATGGCTGGTCCATCCACCCCCGACCGTCCCATGGACGCGCGAAATGCCGAATACACTCGGCCCCCcgaccccccctcccctaccaacctcaacacgcGCGCTGGAAAACGGATGAAAGCACCAAAGGGCCAGCTGCCCCCCGGTCCTCTCCCAAAAGGTGCCAGCGCCATAACCACAACCGTGtccgcctctgctgccatcaccgagcggCTGGACGCAAAGGCCCGAGAGGCCAAACTCCTGAGGGAGGTCTTTGAGACCTTCGCCAAGACGGTTGACACCTTCGTCGCCTCTTGCAAAGACGACAAGCGACCCATCGCACACCAGATTAGCTCCCAGGTGGTGAATTTCATTTCTACAACCTACTTTGCGAGCACCGATGGCAACGACTTCGTCCCGATCAGGGCCCGAAGCGACCCGGAGACAACCTCCAAAAAACCCACAACCTGGGCGGGGATCGCCCAGACCCCGAAAAACCCTGACATCGAATCTCAGGCAAAGGGTACCCACCGGGTAGCCATATCCAGTAAGGCCGCCCCGACGTCGGCCCGGAGTGGGTCAACCCTCACCTCCCAACAAAGAGACGACCCTCGCATCCTGGTAGTCCTAAAGCAGGAAGACCGCCTTGCTCGCAAGGAACCATATGCGATACGAAAACAACTCGAGAGTGCCCTCAAAGGAGTCACACCTCACACCGACATTCCTAAGATCACCCGCACTGCCACAGGGTGGGCGATCACGCCCGGCCCCCTAGCCCGCCCTAGCCTCATCACTGAACAGGggctcaatgccatcaaggacGCACTAAACGCCCACAGCGTTAAAGTCCCCCAGAAATGGTACAACTATGCGGTCCCCGGAGTACCCCCCTCGATACAAGCCTGGGACGGCACCCTTATCCAGACCGGCTCtgtgattgaagatgaggtcttCGCGCAGACGAAGCTTAAGCCAGTCAGCTGCCGTGCCTCGAGGCATGGAGCCAGCCCCACCAACCACAACATCACCTGGgtgatctctttcctcaGCCCAGTTGCCCCATTCACGCTCTTCAGCTGCAGCAGCGTCGCCAgggccattctaaagaagccgcagatccaacaccataATCCTGGCTGCCAAAGCTACTGTCACGCAGCCCGGTGCAATCGTACCCCCCGCTGCTCGAACTGCGCAGCCCCAACGAACGAGCATAACGGCCCCTCCGGGGCTAATTGCACTAACCCGGTTAGATGCGCCAACTGTCACGGCCCACGACCTTCAGGGCACACTGACTGCCCAGTCCGCCCTTCtcgcactgcgaagggaacaCTTAGCTTCCCCTCCCGAGCTGAGGTTGATAAATTCCGACGATACGGCGACAGATGGTATAGAGATGCCCACTCTACACCTACTCCACCACAAAACGACGACACCTCCCCTACGGCACCCACCAGCAAGAGGAAAGTCCCCCGGGTCGGGGAGGACGGTTTCCAAACTGTCACTAGGCCGTCCAGGAAAGCAGCCTTTAAAGGCAACTTCGCGTGGACGTCGCTTAGGGGAAACAACGAGTCCCCACctagctcccaagtctctgtcCCGACACAAGAAATGGACGTCGACAACAGCACCCCCGCCTCGTCTGAATGATAGGACACCCTAATAGACTCAGACGCGCGCGGCGCGTACGACCCTCGGTCCCACGGGAGGTCCTAGTCTTCTGGGCCAACGTCCGAAGACAGACGGCGTGTCACACAACCGCCCTCCAACTTGCTTACGAATCCGcatgcgatgtggtctgcatccaggagccctacgtctctgctccaacaaagaaaacgggacACCCGGCATACGATTGCTACGCCCCGACCGACGAATGGAATAGCTCTGACCCTACCTCCTTCGAATTGGAGAGACCACGAGTTCTTACCTACGTGAGGAAAAACTCCGGCCTCAATGCCCAACAACACCGGTctagccaagaccgagacctcctctgggtcaatgtcaatggctttctcatactcaatatctaccgccaaccgaccacagacaaagtcattgactATGTAACCAACCTCGCCCCCCCACAGAACTCCCTAATCGGAGGGGATTTCAACGCTAGGAACGAAGCCTTCGAACCCGGCGTCGCTAACGCTAACCGCGGAGGCGAAATTGCACAGTGGTCAAGcgacagcggccttgatttcatcggagaaccaggagtgcccactcaccaggcgggacacgtcctcgatctcactttctccaacatACCCTACGCCTCGACAGTCGTCAGGGAAGACCTTGCCACCGGGTCTGACCATGAGTCCCTCGTCACTCGCATCCCGGGTCGCGGCAGGGTCCCCCTCGAACAATACAACTATAGAGTTCCCGAGTCTAAGCTACCAAAACTGTCTTCCCTCATCGGGACTGGGATCCGCTCCCTACCGGACCCAAGCAGCATCGAGACCCATGATCAACTAGACCAGTTCGCGGCGACTCTCACAGCACTTTTCCAGGACGCTATAAAGACAGCCGGGTCCCTGAACCGCACTCATACCTTCACCACCCCGTGGTGGACCTCCGAATGCCAAGCCAAGCGCCAACAGTGGCTAGGCGTAAGACACACGGATCCAGATAAGGCTGACACCGCTAAaagagcttttctctcctgtgTACGCTCCTCGAAAAGGGCCTACTGGAGGGACCGCATTGACAATATCAAAACGGACTCTGACCTAtacaatatcatcagctggcaTAAATTGGGCACCGACCTTAAGGCCCCTCCCCTTCTCGTCGATGGCCTCCCTGTGGAGGACACCATGGAAAAGGCGGAGGCCCTACGCCGCGCAGTCCTTGGCCGTTTTAGCCCAGACGACGACCTACCAACGGACCCTATCCCtatcaccacaacctccagccttccatggctacaatctgtcacaatggaagaagttgaggctaacacaattggcgtctccagcacgtcgcctggctcagataggataactgtgcgcctactcaaagcctgctgggaacacctcaaagacatagtcctctctctgtttaaccgatgcctcgccctctgccacatccccctggcctggaaggtcgcggaggtggctatgatacccaaggtcggcaagaaggataagtcctccgtgcgctcctggagaccgatcgccctcctatcctgtctctctaagggactagaacgaatcatcgcgaaaagaattgcctggactgccctcacccacggcgtcctcagcccccagcatgcgggggctctacccaaactttccgccacagacctagtcgcctccttcacccacgatgccgaaatggcactctcacagaacaagcaagtcaccctagtcacgatggacgtccagggtgcattcgatgccctcctccggagacgacttctcaagcgcatgggcgagcagggctggcca
The nucleotide sequence above comes from Penicillium digitatum chromosome 1, complete sequence. Encoded proteins:
- a CDS encoding Endonuclease/exonuclease/phosphatase; its protein translation is MAGPSTPDRPMDARNAEYTRPPDPPSPTNLNTRAGKRMKAPKGQLPPGPLPKGASAITTTVSASAAITERLDAKAREAKLLREVFETFAKTVDTFVASCKDDKRPIAHQISSQVVNFISTTYFASTDGNDFVPIRARSDPETTSKKPTTWAGIAQTPKNPDIESQAKGTHRVAISSKAAPTSARSGSTLTSQQRDDPRILVVLKQEDRLARKEPYAIRKQLESALKGVTPHTDIPKITRTATGWAITPGPLARPSLITEQGLNAIKDALNAHSVKVPQKWYNYAVPGVPPSIQAWDGTLIQTGSVIEDEVFAQTKLKPVSCRASRHGASPTNHNITWVISFLSPVAPFTLFSCSSVARAILKKPQIQHHNPGCQSYCHAARCNRTPRCSNCAAPTNEHNGPSGANCTNPVRCANCHGPRPSGHTDCPVRPSRTAKGTLSFPSRAEVDKFRRYGDRWYRDAHSTPTPPQNDDTSPTAPTSKRKVPRVGEDGFQTVTRPSRKAAFKGNFAWTRARRVRPSVPREVLVFWANVRRQTACHTTALQLAYESACDVVCIQEPYVSAPTKKTGHPAYDCYAPTDEWNSSDPTSFELERPRVLTYVRKNSGLNAQQHRSSQDRDLLWVNVNGFLILNIYRQPTTDKVIDYVTNLAPPQNSLIGGDFNARNEAFEPGVANANRGGEIAQWSSDSGLDFIGEPGVPTHQAGHVLDLTFSNIPYASTVVREDLATGSDHESLVTRIPGRGRVPLEQYNYRVPESKLPKLSSLIGTGIRSLPDPSSIETHDQLDQFAATLTALFQDAIKTAGSLNRTHTFTTPWWTSECQAKRQQWLGLA